GGGTTGGTAGTGGTTGTGGTGAAAGCGACGCATCTCTTCCGGTGACTGTTGCAGCAGGTGTGCTTCAGTCCCCAAAACTGACCGACCGTAGGGGTGGCATTGATATACGCTTTCCATCAGTGCTTGGAAGCCAATCCAGTCGGGGTCGTCGTAGGCTTGGCGAATCTCTTCTAGCACCACATCGCGTTCACGAACAAACTCCTCATCGGGAATCGCGGCGTGCAGCACCAATTCTGCTAGGTGGGGCAGCGTATCGGGTAAATGTTCAGCAGCGGTGGTGATGAAGTAGTGAGCATAATCATGGCTTGTAGCGGCATTACTCACTCCGCCTCGACTTTCAATTGCATGGTCAAAGTGACCGGGGGCAAGGCGATCGGTGCCCTTAAAAATCATGTGCTCTAGAAAGTGCGCCATCCCAGACCAAGGTTCTGGCTCTGCGATCGCACCTGCTTGGACCCAGACATCTACGACGGCAACAGGCGTGGCAGCAATTTCTTGGTGAATTACCGTCAACCCATTGTCCAGCTGAAAAACATTGGCGGGAAAGTTTGAACCGACCAAAAGCTGTGACAACCTTGCTTACTTAAATCAAACTCGAAGTGAATTCGAATTAGACTATCGTAGCGCTTCATGCTCCCCAGTTTCGAAAAGCTTGATACAAATTTGATTTGCCCCTATGGCAGCGAGCGCAGCAAATAAAAATTCCCCGCCTATAGAGACAAGGGAATTTTTATTAAATATTTAGTTGGGTTCCCCGCAACGCCGTCTTACCTCAGTTTTTGACCTGGAATAAATCCAGGTGGGTACCTTAGCTCTAGTTTTAAGTTTCCGAGTACGTGCCCGGTCTACTGCCACTAGACGCTTAAATCAGTTCCCGTATTAGCGAAGCATAGATCATAAAACATTATTGGCAGTCACCAACGCCGCAGTAGAACCTGTCCCCTATTTTAGCGGTCTTAGACCAGAACGACCAAGTTTTAAAGAAAATGGCTAGAAGCCACGAAATTCAAAGATACCTAGAAGCTCTGACGGTTATACCAAATGGATTCAACTTCTTGAGCGATCGCCAAAGCCTGCTCTCTGGGGGCGGTTTGGGCTGATAGCAAAACGGTGACATGACCTAATTTGCGACCCGGCCGAGACTCAGTTTTGCCATACCAATGCACGCGAGCTTGGGGAATTTTCTCGATTTGCTGACGTTTCTCTAAATAGTCACTGTGGGATTGCTCGTACCCCAACAAATTCACCATCACCGCTCCATCACTACTTAAGCCAGGGTTGCCCAAGGCAAGGCCACAGACCGCTCGCAGGTGTTGCTCAAACTGGGAAGTGACGCAGGCATCCAGGCTGAAGTGACCAGAATTATGGGTGCGGGGGGCAATTTCATTCACCAGAATTCCGCCGTCAGCAGTGAGAAATAGCTCGATGCCAAAGACTCCGACCGCTTGCAAACTATTGAGCAGAGTACGGGCGATCGCTTCTGCCTCTGCTTGTACGCTCTCAGGAATATCAGCAGGAGCCAGGACACGCCGACAAACTTGGCTTTCTTGCTGGGTTTCCACAATTGGATAAACCGCAACTTCCCCGCTGGTACTCCGGGCAGCAATCACCGCTAGTTCGCGCTCGAAGGGCACAAAAGCTTCTAGTAGGGCGGGAGAGTGGTCTAACTTTTGCCAAATCTCTTCTAGCTCTGCTTGGCTTTGAATAATAAATGTCCCTTGACCGTCGTACCCGTGGCGACGTGCCTTCAGAACTAGCGGAAACCCTAACTGTTCTAGATCGGTGGAGTTAAGTTGGTTTTCCAACGCCAGAAACTCAGGGGTTGGCAAGCCCAGATCGCGCAGATAGGCTCGCTGATGATATTTGTCTAGCAGCGGCACTAAAGTCGTCAGCCGAGGCCGAAAGCGGGTGCCTTGAGCTTCCAATTGCGCCAATGCCTCTAAGTCAACAAATTCGTTCTCGAAGGTAATCACATCGCAACGAGCCGCTAACTCCTCGGTCGCTTTAGCGTCGGCCACCGCAGCCAGAATGGTATCAGCCGCGATCGCTACCGCAGGGTCAGTGGCATGGGGGGTTTGAATCACCAACTGCACTCCTAGTTTCTTGGAGGCTCCTGCCATCATCCAAGCGAGTTGGCCCCCGCCAATGACCCCGACTCGCTGCACTGGCTGAGCTCCTGACTGATCAGCAGACATTGTTTCTAAAACGTTGGAAGATAAAGATTCAGGGGCGGGCGGTGAAACCATGAGCGTGCCAAATTTTAAGGTAGCGATCCGCTATATTACGCCAAAAGCAGCCACTCTTAGAGTCTAACGACCGTC
This region of Trichocoleus desertorum NBK24 genomic DNA includes:
- a CDS encoding 5-(carboxyamino)imidazole ribonucleotide synthase; translation: MVSPPAPESLSSNVLETMSADQSGAQPVQRVGVIGGGQLAWMMAGASKKLGVQLVIQTPHATDPAVAIAADTILAAVADAKATEELAARCDVITFENEFVDLEALAQLEAQGTRFRPRLTTLVPLLDKYHQRAYLRDLGLPTPEFLALENQLNSTDLEQLGFPLVLKARRHGYDGQGTFIIQSQAELEEIWQKLDHSPALLEAFVPFERELAVIAARSTSGEVAVYPIVETQQESQVCRRVLAPADIPESVQAEAEAIARTLLNSLQAVGVFGIELFLTADGGILVNEIAPRTHNSGHFSLDACVTSQFEQHLRAVCGLALGNPGLSSDGAVMVNLLGYEQSHSDYLEKRQQIEKIPQARVHWYGKTESRPGRKLGHVTVLLSAQTAPREQALAIAQEVESIWYNRQSF